In Cherax quadricarinatus isolate ZL_2023a chromosome 19, ASM3850222v1, whole genome shotgun sequence, the following are encoded in one genomic region:
- the LOC128688393 gene encoding nucleoplasmin-like protein ANO39 (The sequence of the model RefSeq protein was modified relative to this genomic sequence to represent the inferred CDS: added 31 bases not found in genome assembly) yields the protein MRGGIEKFFWGITLDAAHKEHKWDGTATENTVDCTVTTHKLSVRQVVLGADAKVGEANVIELEVLGYDDKKQKIPICVTKAGNSYVTNVDIFIEYQAATFHLTKGSGPVHISGMHQTKTNIIGEDDMDELAEEEGEDEEEEEEEVEELPPKKKTKK from the exons GTATCACACTTGATGCTGCTCACAAGGAACACAAATGGGATGGCACAGCCACTGAAAACACTGTGGACTGCACTGTCACAACTCACAAGCTCTCTGTGAGACAG GTGGTGTTGGGCGCTGATGCCAAGGTGGGAGAAGCTAACGTAATCGAGCTGGAGGTGCTGGGTTACGATGATAAAAAGCAAAAGATTCCTATTTGTGTTACAAAGGCAGGCAACTCCTATGTCACAAATGTTGAT ATCTTCATAGAATACCAAGCAGCTACATTCCACCTGACTAAAGGCTCAGGCCCAGTCCATATAAGTGGTATGCACCAAACAAAAACTAACATCATTGGTGAGGATGATATGGATGAATTGGCTGAAGAAGAAGGtgaagatgaagaggaggaggaagaggaagtagaGGAATTACCA CCAAAGAAGAAGACAAAGAAGTAG